One stretch of Desulfocurvus vexinensis DSM 17965 DNA includes these proteins:
- a CDS encoding ATP-binding protein — protein sequence MIVTIASGKGGTGKTTISASLAAVWRAPLVAVDLDVEEPNLHLFLNPEQQGSEDAALEIPVVDTARCTRCGACAALCQFKAIALMGETLLTFPEMCHGCGGCMAVCPEGAVGTGQRVLGEVAWGRARGARFLMGRLRVGEAMSPPLMRRVKARLGAMLAQEPADAVVDAPPGVSCPAVSAVMDSDFVVLVTEPTPFGLHDLRLAVEAFAPLGAPMGVVVNRAGVGDLAVQEFCRARALPVLAEIPFDRAVAEGYARGKVVADLGPGQRAVFTALRDAIRSRCNRTEAAHA from the coding sequence ATGATCGTGACCATCGCAAGCGGCAAGGGCGGCACGGGCAAGACCACAATCAGCGCGTCCCTGGCGGCGGTCTGGCGCGCGCCCCTGGTGGCCGTGGATCTGGACGTGGAGGAGCCCAACCTGCACCTGTTCCTGAACCCCGAGCAGCAGGGGAGCGAGGACGCGGCCCTGGAGATTCCCGTGGTGGACACCGCGCGCTGCACGCGCTGCGGGGCCTGCGCCGCGCTGTGCCAGTTCAAGGCCATCGCCCTCATGGGCGAGACGCTGCTGACCTTCCCCGAGATGTGCCACGGCTGCGGCGGCTGCATGGCCGTATGCCCCGAGGGCGCCGTGGGCACGGGCCAGCGGGTGCTGGGCGAGGTCGCCTGGGGCCGGGCGCGCGGGGCGCGCTTCCTCATGGGCCGCCTGCGCGTGGGCGAGGCCATGAGCCCGCCGCTCATGCGCCGGGTCAAGGCCCGCCTGGGCGCCATGCTGGCCCAGGAGCCCGCCGACGCGGTGGTGGACGCGCCCCCCGGGGTGAGCTGCCCGGCGGTCAGCGCCGTGATGGACAGCGACTTCGTGGTCCTGGTCACCGAGCCCACGCCCTTCGGGCTGCACGACCTGCGCCTGGCCGTGGAGGCCTTCGCGCCCCTGGGCGCGCCCATGGGCGTGGTGGTCAACCGCGCCGGGGTGGGCGATCTGGCCGTGCAGGAGTTCTGCCGCGCCCGGGCCCTGCCCGTGCTGGCCGAGATTCCCTTCGACCGCGCCGTGGCCGAGGGCTACGCCCGGGGGAAGGTGGTGGCCGACCTGGGGCCCGGGCAGCGCGCCGTGTTCACCGCCCTGCGCGACGCCATCCGCTCGCGCTGCAACCGCACGGAGGCCGCCCATGCGTGA
- a CDS encoding DUF134 domain-containing protein, with translation MPRPRKCRRIEKTPRVDFYKPRGIPLRELEEARLSVEGLEALRLADLEGLTMEQAAAVMEVSRHTFGRVLAQARTTVARALTTGQALRIEGGHWAVKPQCRKSPGQAPRSQETTMTKIAVTSEGLTLDSLIDPRFGRAAGFMVVDPATWEFQYVDNGASQAMSQGAGINAAEAIARAGASALLTGYVGPKAFAALKAAGIAVIQDMGDMTVRQAVEAFAAGRTTTATAPNR, from the coding sequence GTGCCACGACCCCGCAAGTGCCGCCGCATCGAGAAGACCCCCCGGGTGGATTTCTACAAGCCGCGCGGCATCCCCCTGCGCGAGCTGGAGGAAGCCCGCCTCAGTGTGGAAGGGCTGGAAGCCCTGCGCCTGGCCGACCTGGAAGGGCTGACCATGGAGCAGGCCGCCGCCGTCATGGAGGTGTCGCGCCACACCTTCGGGCGCGTGCTGGCCCAGGCCCGGACCACCGTGGCCCGGGCCCTGACCACGGGCCAGGCCCTGCGTATCGAGGGCGGCCACTGGGCCGTGAAACCGCAATGCAGAAAAAGCCCCGGGCAGGCGCCCCGGAGCCAGGAGACGACCATGACCAAGATTGCCGTGACCAGCGAGGGCCTGACCCTTGATTCGCTCATCGACCCGCGCTTTGGCCGGGCCGCAGGCTTCATGGTGGTGGACCCCGCCACCTGGGAGTTCCAGTACGTGGACAACGGCGCGTCCCAGGCCATGAGCCAGGGCGCGGGCATCAACGCCGCCGAGGCCATCGCCCGGGCGGGCGCCAGCGCGCTGCTCACGGGCTACGTCGGCCCCAAGGCCTTCGCCGCCCTCAAGGCCGCGGGCATCGCCGTGATCCAGGACATGGGCGACATGACCGTGCGCCAGGCCGTGGAGGCCTTCGCCGCCGGGCGGACCACCACCGCCACCGCCCCCAACCGGTAG
- a CDS encoding amidohydrolase, translated as MNAGVLFVNARVHALDGGATPHAALAVQGGRVLALGSEAELAPLLDQGLTRRDMGGATVLPGFMDCHSHMLLTGLVAQGLDLAAARSLDDVGDLVAGACAALPPGAWLRGFLLEDQNLAQGRMPEARELDRVAPGRPVVLFHPTLHRCALSGAALAALGLLDTPRAVPGLDLRGGAPTGVVRDPGILTHVFPGVLRAMARAELEAAAATAARQALAAGVTLVQSMEGGELTPGGSRLLLDCAPRLPLPVLCWNQSMDLAEVEALGLPRVGGCICADGELDARTAALFEPYCDDPGNDGTLLYSQQTMDDFVLAAHSQGLQVAVHCESDRAIEQVLRAVERAQRMAPRADARHRIEHFELPTRGQIDRMAAAGMVASMQPAFLSEFIAGPRLAHMVELFGPHRARRLHPYRSILDAGVCVCGGSDSPVTPYAPLRAVADAMRHPYPEQSVTLAEALAMFTTQAAHAVFAEAERGCLRPGMRADLTVLGADPFATAPDALEHIAVLETWVGGQRAHAAPGAPPLP; from the coding sequence ATGAACGCGGGGGTGCTTTTCGTCAACGCGCGCGTGCATGCCCTGGACGGCGGGGCCACGCCCCATGCGGCCCTGGCCGTACAGGGCGGGCGCGTGCTGGCCCTGGGCAGCGAGGCCGAGCTGGCCCCGCTGCTGGACCAGGGCCTGACCCGGCGCGACATGGGCGGGGCCACGGTGCTGCCGGGGTTCATGGACTGCCACTCGCACATGCTGCTCACGGGCCTGGTCGCCCAGGGGCTGGACCTGGCGGCGGCGCGCAGCCTGGACGACGTGGGCGACCTGGTGGCCGGGGCCTGCGCCGCCCTGCCCCCGGGCGCCTGGCTGCGCGGCTTCCTGCTCGAGGACCAGAACCTGGCCCAGGGCCGCATGCCCGAGGCCCGGGAGCTGGACCGCGTGGCGCCCGGGCGCCCGGTGGTGCTCTTCCACCCCACCCTGCACCGCTGCGCGCTGAGCGGCGCGGCCCTGGCCGCCCTGGGGCTGCTGGACACCCCCCGGGCCGTGCCCGGGCTGGACCTGCGCGGCGGCGCGCCCACGGGCGTGGTCCGCGACCCCGGCATCCTGACCCACGTCTTCCCGGGCGTGCTGCGGGCCATGGCTCGGGCCGAGCTGGAAGCCGCCGCCGCCACCGCCGCGCGCCAGGCCCTGGCCGCCGGGGTGACCCTGGTCCAGTCCATGGAAGGCGGCGAGCTGACCCCGGGCGGCTCACGGCTGCTGCTGGACTGCGCGCCCCGGCTGCCCCTGCCCGTGCTCTGCTGGAACCAGAGCATGGATCTGGCCGAGGTCGAAGCCCTGGGCCTGCCCCGGGTGGGCGGGTGCATCTGCGCCGACGGCGAGCTGGACGCGCGCACCGCCGCCCTGTTCGAGCCCTACTGCGACGACCCGGGCAACGACGGCACCCTGCTCTACAGCCAGCAGACCATGGACGATTTCGTGCTGGCGGCCCACAGCCAGGGCCTCCAGGTGGCCGTGCACTGCGAGTCCGACCGGGCCATCGAGCAGGTGCTGCGGGCCGTGGAGCGCGCCCAGCGCATGGCGCCCCGGGCCGACGCCCGCCACCGCATCGAGCATTTCGAGCTGCCGACCAGGGGCCAGATCGACCGCATGGCCGCCGCCGGCATGGTGGCCTCCATGCAGCCCGCCTTCCTCTCGGAGTTCATCGCCGGGCCCCGGCTGGCGCACATGGTGGAGCTTTTCGGGCCGCACCGCGCCCGGCGCCTGCATCCCTACCGCAGCATCCTGGACGCCGGGGTCTGCGTGTGCGGCGGCTCCGACAGCCCGGTGACGCCCTACGCGCCCCTGCGCGCCGTGGCCGACGCCATGCGCCACCCCTACCCCGAACAGTCGGTCACCCTGGCCGAGGCCCTGGCCATGTTCACCACCCAGGCCGCCCACGCGGTTTTCGCCGAGGCCGAGCGCGGCTGCCTGCGCCCCGGGATGCGCGCGGACCTGACGGTCCTTGGCGCCGACCCCTTCGCCACGGCCCCGGACGCCCTGGAGCACATCGCGGTGCTGGAAACCTGGGTCGGCGGCCAGCGGGCCCACGCAGCCCCGGGGGCCCCGCCCCTGCCCTGA
- the aguB gene encoding N-carbamoylputrescine amidase → MAETVVAVVQMACTQDEQRNLDRAGELVREAAGRGAQVVLLPELFSGPYFCKDQDPVHFALARTLQDSPAVRRMAALAAELGVVLPVSFFERRGQAYFNSLAMLDAGGALLGVYRKTHIPQGPGYEEKYYFSPGDTGFRVWRTRHGAVGAGVCWDQWFPECARAMALMGADLLLYPTAIGSEPTDPDWDSRDHWRRTMQGHAAANMTPLAAANRVGQEQGAAFAMTFYGSSFLAGPTGELAAHLERAEEGVALAAFDFAAIAARRAGWGLFRDRRPETYGALLTLDGGEAAS, encoded by the coding sequence ATGGCCGAAACCGTGGTCGCCGTCGTGCAGATGGCCTGCACGCAGGACGAGCAGCGCAACCTGGACCGCGCCGGAGAGCTGGTGCGCGAGGCCGCCGGGCGCGGGGCGCAGGTGGTGCTGCTCCCCGAGCTGTTCAGCGGGCCCTACTTCTGCAAGGACCAGGACCCCGTCCACTTCGCCCTGGCCCGCACGCTGCAGGACAGCCCCGCCGTGCGGCGCATGGCCGCCCTGGCCGCCGAGCTGGGTGTGGTGCTGCCCGTGAGCTTCTTCGAGCGCCGGGGCCAGGCCTATTTCAACTCCCTGGCCATGCTCGACGCGGGCGGCGCCCTGCTGGGGGTCTACCGCAAGACGCACATCCCCCAGGGCCCGGGCTACGAGGAGAAGTACTACTTCAGCCCCGGCGACACGGGCTTTCGCGTCTGGCGTACGCGCCACGGCGCCGTGGGCGCGGGTGTCTGCTGGGACCAGTGGTTCCCCGAGTGCGCCCGGGCCATGGCCCTCATGGGCGCGGACCTGCTGCTCTACCCCACGGCCATCGGCTCCGAACCCACGGACCCGGACTGGGACTCGCGCGACCACTGGCGGCGGACCATGCAGGGCCACGCGGCAGCCAACATGACGCCTCTGGCGGCGGCCAACCGCGTGGGCCAGGAGCAGGGCGCGGCCTTCGCCATGACCTTCTACGGCTCGTCCTTCCTGGCCGGGCCCACGGGGGAGCTGGCCGCGCACCTGGAACGCGCCGAAGAAGGCGTGGCCCTGGCGGCCTTCGACTTCGCGGCCATCGCCGCGCGCCGCGCGGGCTGGGGCCTGTTCCGCGACCGCAGGCCCGAGACCTACGGCGCGCTGCTGACCCTGGACGGCGGGGAGGCCGCGTCATGA
- a CDS encoding agmatine deiminase family protein, which translates to MHTETDTAGGPPGSRPGTLPEPGAGRPGTDSAAYGHPPVRIPVRAPASDGLAMPAEWAPHARCWMAWPCLESLWGQGLGRAREAYAAVARAVGRFEPVTMLARPEHARHAACLCGSGVEVMELPVEDAWTRDFGPTFVTDAQGRVAGISWLFNAWGHFYTERSHDTDIAQRILESQNMRRYPAPFILEGGSIHVDGQGTLITTEQCLLDPRRNAGLTKADFEELFAAYLGVRKVIWLGEGLEDDDTRGHVDIVCCFTRPGAVLLHRCTDPEDHNSRVYQDNLRRLELATDAAGRRLEIIPVDQPPRVDHGGKRLDLSYINFYLANGGLVMSSFDAPETDARARETLARAFPGREVVQVPSLDIFRGGGGIHCITQQQPAGPPLPPF; encoded by the coding sequence ATGCATACCGAAACCGACACCGCCGGGGGCCCGCCGGGCTCCCGGCCCGGCACTCTGCCGGAGCCCGGGGCTGGCCGACCCGGGACCGACTCCGCAGCCTACGGCCACCCGCCGGTGCGCATTCCCGTGCGCGCCCCGGCCAGCGACGGGCTGGCCATGCCCGCCGAATGGGCACCCCACGCGCGCTGCTGGATGGCCTGGCCCTGCCTGGAATCCCTGTGGGGCCAGGGCCTGGGCCGGGCCCGCGAGGCCTACGCCGCCGTGGCCCGCGCCGTGGGCCGCTTCGAGCCCGTGACCATGCTGGCCCGCCCCGAGCACGCCCGCCACGCCGCCTGCCTGTGCGGCTCGGGGGTAGAGGTCATGGAACTGCCCGTGGAGGACGCCTGGACCCGCGACTTCGGCCCGACCTTCGTCACCGACGCCCAGGGCCGCGTGGCGGGCATCTCCTGGCTCTTCAACGCCTGGGGCCACTTCTACACCGAGCGCAGCCACGACACGGACATCGCCCAGCGCATCCTGGAATCGCAGAACATGCGCCGCTACCCCGCGCCGTTCATCCTGGAGGGCGGGTCCATCCATGTGGACGGCCAGGGCACGCTCATCACCACCGAGCAGTGCCTGCTCGACCCCCGGCGCAACGCGGGGCTGACCAAGGCCGACTTCGAGGAACTTTTCGCGGCCTACCTGGGTGTGCGCAAGGTCATCTGGCTGGGCGAGGGCCTGGAGGACGACGACACGCGCGGCCATGTGGACATCGTGTGCTGCTTCACGCGGCCCGGGGCCGTGCTGCTGCACCGCTGCACCGACCCCGAGGACCACAACTCCCGCGTCTACCAGGACAACCTGCGCCGCCTGGAGCTGGCCACCGACGCCGCCGGGCGCCGCCTGGAAATCATCCCCGTGGACCAGCCGCCGCGCGTGGATCACGGCGGCAAGCGCCTGGACCTGTCCTACATCAACTTCTACCTGGCCAACGGCGGGCTGGTCATGTCCAGCTTCGACGCCCCCGAAACCGACGCCCGGGCCCGCGAGACCCTGGCCCGGGCCTTCCCGGGCCGCGAGGTGGTCCAGGTGCCGTCCCTGGACATCTTCCGGGGCGGCGGGGGCATCCACTGCATCACCCAGCAACAGCCGGCAGGGCCGCCCCTGCCGCCCTTCTAG
- a CDS encoding aminobutyraldehyde dehydrogenase gives MPVAVAKDMQLWINGQWTDSASTARIEVENPATGQTVGSVPAGDPADVDRAVAAARAAFEDGRWSRLPRGQRQAALWKLAELMQANIETLARVESEDTGKPYEFLSLGADLPFCIDNMRFFAAAVRDTHGHHAGEYMPGYTSLYRREPVGVVGQIAPWNYPILMAVWKLGPALAAGCTTVLKPASLTPRTALLLGELTAEAGIPDGVVNVITGGVGRQLTAHPDVRMVSITGATETGKDVMRSCADTLKRVHLELGGKAPVLVFEDADPAHVAAKASLAAFCNSGQDCTAATRVYVHKSREKEVTEALVEAMRAVAVGDPFAPGTQMGPLISAGHLKTVAGFVDRARAAGARVLTGGAALPDAGPGHFYAPTVITGVAQGAEIVQQEVFGPVITVQTFDTEAQAVAMGNDVIYGLASSVFTADVARAMRVSAALEFGTVWVNDHLPLTSETPHGGFKQSGFGKDLSSEAVGDYLVTKHVMILNS, from the coding sequence ATGCCAGTCGCCGTAGCCAAGGACATGCAACTGTGGATCAACGGGCAGTGGACGGATTCGGCGTCCACCGCGCGCATCGAGGTGGAAAACCCCGCCACGGGGCAGACCGTGGGCAGCGTTCCGGCGGGCGACCCCGCCGACGTGGACCGCGCCGTGGCCGCCGCCAGGGCCGCCTTCGAGGACGGGCGCTGGTCGCGCCTGCCCCGGGGCCAGCGCCAGGCCGCGCTGTGGAAGCTGGCCGAGCTGATGCAGGCCAACATCGAGACCCTGGCCCGGGTGGAGTCCGAAGACACGGGCAAGCCCTACGAGTTCCTGAGCCTGGGCGCGGACCTGCCGTTTTGCATCGACAACATGCGCTTCTTCGCCGCCGCCGTGCGCGACACCCACGGCCACCACGCCGGGGAGTACATGCCCGGCTACACCTCGCTCTACCGCCGCGAGCCCGTGGGCGTGGTCGGGCAGATCGCCCCGTGGAACTACCCCATCCTCATGGCCGTGTGGAAGCTCGGCCCGGCCCTGGCGGCGGGCTGCACCACGGTGCTCAAGCCCGCGTCGCTCACACCGCGCACGGCGCTGCTCCTGGGCGAGCTGACCGCCGAGGCGGGCATCCCCGACGGGGTGGTCAACGTCATCACCGGCGGGGTGGGCCGCCAGCTCACCGCCCACCCCGACGTGCGCATGGTCAGCATCACCGGCGCAACGGAAACGGGCAAGGACGTGATGCGCTCCTGCGCGGACACCTTGAAGCGCGTACACCTGGAGCTGGGCGGCAAGGCCCCGGTGCTGGTCTTCGAGGACGCCGACCCCGCCCACGTGGCGGCCAAGGCCTCCCTGGCGGCCTTCTGCAACTCCGGGCAGGACTGCACCGCGGCCACCCGCGTCTACGTCCACAAGAGCCGCGAGAAGGAAGTCACCGAGGCCCTGGTGGAGGCCATGCGCGCCGTGGCCGTGGGCGACCCCTTCGCCCCGGGCACGCAGATGGGCCCGCTGATCTCCGCCGGGCACCTGAAGACCGTGGCCGGGTTCGTGGACCGCGCCCGGGCCGCCGGAGCCAGGGTGCTCACGGGCGGCGCCGCACTGCCCGACGCAGGCCCCGGGCACTTCTACGCCCCCACGGTCATCACCGGGGTGGCCCAGGGTGCGGAGATCGTCCAGCAGGAGGTCTTCGGCCCGGTCATCACCGTCCAGACCTTCGACACCGAAGCCCAGGCCGTGGCCATGGGCAACGACGTGATCTACGGGCTGGCCTCCAGCGTGTTCACCGCCGACGTGGCCCGGGCCATGCGCGTGTCCGCCGCTCTGGAGTTCGGCACCGTGTGGGTCAACGACCACCTGCCCCTGACCTCGGAGACGCCCCACGGCGGCTTCAAGCAGTCCGGCTTCGGCAAGGATCTCTCCAGCGAGGCCGTGGGCGACTACCTGGTGACCAAGCACGTCATGATCCTCAACTCCTGA
- a CDS encoding putrescine aminotransferase: MHRDLALAKAEASRILDIVRKPEEAITQQERERIARDTTENFANHINKGFLQYRKSVTESGGFAVTEWMGQGSILRDVLGREFIDMLGGFGLYSYGIRHPRIVEAVKAQLDRSPQYSQEMLDPLRAQLGKVLAAMTPGDIQYGFFANSGTEAVEGALKLAKFHTGKAGFISTLKGFHGKTLGSLSVMGKAMFREPLLPLLGNVRFAPFGDADAVEAHLASAKAVGEGIAAVIAEPVQGEAGAVAPPDDYWPRLRELCTRYGALLIADEVQTGFGRTGAIFGVDHWDVAPDIMCFGKALGGGVVPLSGFMSTPEIWKVLEPNPFMHTTTTGGNPLACASALAGIEVMFEEDLPAQAKAKNDYLMPRLQGLAERHPGIFREIRGKGLLIGLEFMSGEVGYKVAAGLFSRRVLTAGTLTNAECIRIEPALNVPYDVLDEMLNRLEDTLRGIAA; this comes from the coding sequence ATGCACCGCGACCTCGCACTGGCCAAGGCGGAAGCCTCACGCATCCTGGACATCGTGCGCAAGCCCGAAGAGGCCATCACCCAACAGGAGCGCGAACGCATCGCCCGGGACACCACCGAGAACTTCGCCAACCACATCAACAAGGGCTTTTTGCAATACCGCAAGTCCGTCACCGAGTCCGGCGGCTTCGCCGTGACGGAGTGGATGGGCCAGGGCTCCATCCTGCGCGACGTGCTCGGGCGCGAGTTCATCGACATGCTCGGCGGCTTCGGCCTGTACAGCTACGGCATCCGCCACCCGCGCATCGTCGAGGCCGTCAAGGCCCAGCTCGACCGCTCCCCGCAGTACAGCCAGGAAATGCTCGACCCCCTGCGCGCCCAGCTGGGCAAGGTGCTGGCGGCCATGACCCCCGGCGACATCCAGTACGGGTTCTTCGCCAACAGCGGCACCGAGGCCGTGGAAGGCGCGCTCAAGCTGGCCAAGTTCCACACCGGCAAGGCCGGATTCATTTCGACCCTCAAGGGCTTCCACGGCAAGACCCTGGGCTCGCTGTCGGTCATGGGCAAGGCCATGTTCCGCGAGCCGCTTCTGCCGCTGCTGGGCAACGTGCGCTTCGCGCCCTTTGGCGACGCCGACGCCGTGGAGGCGCACCTGGCCTCGGCCAAGGCCGTGGGCGAGGGCATTGCCGCCGTCATCGCCGAGCCCGTGCAGGGCGAGGCCGGGGCCGTGGCCCCGCCCGACGACTACTGGCCGCGCCTGCGCGAGCTGTGCACCCGCTACGGCGCGCTGCTCATCGCCGACGAGGTCCAGACCGGCTTCGGGCGCACCGGGGCCATCTTCGGCGTGGACCACTGGGACGTGGCCCCGGACATCATGTGCTTCGGCAAGGCCCTGGGCGGCGGCGTGGTGCCCCTGTCGGGCTTCATGTCCACCCCGGAGATCTGGAAGGTGCTGGAGCCCAACCCCTTCATGCACACCACCACCACCGGCGGCAACCCCCTGGCCTGCGCCTCGGCCCTGGCGGGCATCGAGGTCATGTTCGAGGAAGACCTGCCCGCCCAGGCCAAGGCCAAGAACGACTACCTCATGCCCCGCCTGCAGGGGCTGGCCGAGCGCCACCCCGGCATCTTCCGCGAGATTCGCGGCAAGGGCCTGCTCATCGGCCTGGAATTCATGAGCGGCGAGGTGGGCTACAAGGTCGCCGCCGGGCTGTTCTCGCGCCGCGTGCTCACGGCGGGCACCCTGACCAACGCGGAGTGCATCCGCATCGAACCCGCCCTCAACGTGCCCTACGACGTGCTCGACGAAATGCTCAACCGCCTGGAAGACACCCTTCGGGGCATCGCGGCCTGA
- a CDS encoding polyamine ABC transporter substrate-binding protein encodes MRKLLLTLAMVLFAAHLALAADKEMRLFIWSEYMPEDFVPTFEERTGIKVRVDYYESMEEMIAKLQAGGVAQYDIIVPSDYVMPTLINLDLLAEIDHAKVPNLKNLAPKFVSPVYDPGNKFSAAYQWGTLGMMYKKDKVPGDPPSWAVMFDETKQVGPFVLIDSVREMLGSALCYMGKDANTTDKDDLKALAELMLKVKKSPYFQGFEVGTGARSKVVAGAAVAAIVYNGDGLRAVAEDPTSGFANPAEGAVMWVDSLCIPKKAPNPEAAHQFIDYVLEAKTGAVLSNWTQYPTPNGAAMEFITPADRENPAIYPPAEYMDKLQLLRDLGKDNRIYDELWTMIKTR; translated from the coding sequence ATGCGCAAGCTGCTGCTGACCCTGGCGATGGTCCTGTTCGCCGCCCACCTGGCCCTGGCCGCCGACAAGGAGATGCGCCTGTTCATCTGGTCGGAGTACATGCCCGAGGACTTCGTGCCGACCTTCGAGGAGCGCACGGGCATCAAGGTCCGCGTGGACTACTACGAGTCCATGGAGGAGATGATCGCCAAGCTCCAGGCCGGAGGCGTGGCCCAGTACGACATCATCGTGCCCTCGGACTACGTGATGCCGACGCTGATCAACCTCGACCTGCTGGCCGAGATCGACCACGCCAAGGTGCCCAACCTGAAGAACCTGGCGCCCAAGTTCGTCAGCCCCGTGTACGACCCGGGCAACAAGTTCAGCGCCGCCTACCAGTGGGGCACCCTGGGCATGATGTACAAGAAGGACAAGGTGCCCGGCGACCCGCCGTCGTGGGCCGTGATGTTCGACGAGACCAAGCAGGTCGGCCCCTTCGTGCTCATCGACTCCGTGCGCGAGATGCTGGGCAGCGCCCTGTGCTACATGGGCAAGGACGCCAACACCACCGACAAGGACGACCTCAAGGCCCTGGCCGAGCTGATGCTCAAGGTGAAGAAGAGCCCGTATTTCCAGGGCTTCGAGGTCGGCACCGGCGCGCGCAGCAAGGTCGTGGCCGGGGCCGCCGTGGCGGCCATCGTCTACAACGGCGACGGCCTGCGCGCCGTGGCCGAGGACCCGACCTCCGGCTTCGCCAACCCCGCCGAGGGCGCCGTGATGTGGGTGGACAGCCTGTGCATCCCCAAGAAGGCCCCCAACCCCGAAGCCGCGCACCAGTTCATCGACTATGTGCTCGAAGCCAAGACCGGCGCCGTGCTCTCCAACTGGACCCAGTACCCCACGCCCAACGGCGCGGCCATGGAGTTCATCACCCCCGCCGACCGCGAGAACCCCGCCATCTACCCCCCGGCGGAGTACATGGACAAGCTCCAGCTCCTGCGCGACCTGGGCAAGGACAACCGCATCTACGACGAACTCTGGACGATGATCAAAACCCGCTAG
- a CDS encoding ABC transporter permease has product MRRFHWLVPATALGALAFLYVPLLAVAVFSVNASRFGLSWKGFTLDWYARLLANEQIMEAARNTVFLATVSTVLATVIGTVLAIGLHRHPWSRRVFSALDVNLHLPVVTPEIVFAAALAVAFGVLRLISSAFEPGMLNMIIGHITFQISFVALVVGARLEAITKDLEEAARDLYADNAYILRHVTLPLLKPGIVGGAMLAFTLSLDDFVISFFTAGPTSVTLPLYIYASVRRGVTPEIHALSTLALLVTVVLVMLSERLSRKQSNP; this is encoded by the coding sequence ATGAGGCGCTTCCACTGGCTTGTGCCCGCCACGGCCCTGGGCGCGCTGGCGTTCCTGTATGTGCCGCTTCTGGCCGTGGCCGTGTTCTCGGTCAACGCCTCGCGCTTCGGCCTGTCGTGGAAGGGCTTCACCCTGGACTGGTACGCCCGGCTGCTGGCCAACGAGCAGATCATGGAGGCCGCGCGCAACACCGTGTTCCTGGCCACGGTCTCCACCGTGCTGGCCACGGTCATCGGCACGGTGCTGGCCATCGGGCTGCACCGCCACCCCTGGTCGCGCCGGGTCTTCTCGGCCCTGGACGTGAACCTGCACCTGCCGGTGGTCACCCCCGAGATCGTCTTCGCGGCGGCCCTGGCCGTGGCCTTCGGCGTGCTGCGCCTGATCTCCTCGGCCTTCGAGCCGGGCATGCTCAACATGATCATCGGGCACATCACCTTCCAGATCTCCTTCGTGGCGCTGGTGGTGGGCGCGCGCCTGGAGGCCATCACCAAGGACCTGGAAGAGGCCGCGCGCGACCTGTACGCCGACAACGCCTACATCCTGCGCCATGTGACCCTGCCGCTGCTCAAGCCCGGCATCGTCGGCGGGGCCATGCTGGCCTTCACCCTGTCCCTGGACGACTTCGTCATCAGCTTCTTCACCGCCGGGCCCACCTCCGTCACCCTGCCGCTGTACATCTACGCCTCGGTGCGCCGGGGGGTGACGCCCGAAATCCACGCCCTGTCCACCCTGGCCCTGCTGGTCACGGTGGTGCTGGTCATGCTGTCCGAACGCCTGTCACGCAAACAAAGCAACCCATAG
- a CDS encoding ABC transporter permease, with the protein MSKDTFLVWYGELTTRARLMRRGLFFAAPGMLWILLFLALPSLLLIVVSFTTRGTYGEIEWTFSVENFRRLMGFGLFGWSADYLFILLRSVWVAFWTSFICVVLAFPLCFYIANKPERTRYFWLTLVIIPFWTNLVIRAYAWLLVLAPQLPLARLAAMAGLVPEGSPLYPSALAVYLGMIGTFLPFVTLPLYSSVEKLDWTLVEAARDLYSGRWRVFWCAIWPQTVPGLSVGITLTFIPAMGMFVVPDFLGGAKYMLVGNLIQQQFGTSRDWPFGAAVSFALMVLTLIGLHVHRKYDRKDRECDR; encoded by the coding sequence ATGAGTAAAGACACCTTCCTCGTCTGGTACGGCGAACTGACCACCCGGGCCCGGCTCATGCGCCGGGGGCTGTTCTTCGCGGCGCCGGGCATGCTGTGGATCCTGCTCTTCCTGGCCCTGCCGAGCCTTCTGCTCATCGTGGTCAGCTTCACCACGCGCGGCACCTACGGCGAGATCGAGTGGACCTTCTCCGTGGAGAACTTCCGCCGGCTCATGGGCTTCGGGCTCTTCGGCTGGTCGGCGGACTACCTGTTCATCCTGCTGCGCAGCGTGTGGGTCGCCTTCTGGACCTCCTTCATCTGCGTGGTGCTGGCCTTCCCGCTGTGCTTCTACATCGCCAACAAGCCCGAGCGCACGCGCTACTTCTGGCTGACCCTGGTCATCATCCCCTTCTGGACCAACCTGGTCATCCGGGCCTACGCGTGGCTGCTGGTGCTGGCGCCGCAGCTGCCCCTGGCGCGGCTGGCGGCCATGGCCGGGCTGGTGCCCGAGGGCAGCCCGCTGTACCCCAGCGCCCTGGCGGTCTACCTGGGCATGATCGGCACCTTCCTGCCCTTCGTGACCCTGCCGCTCTACTCCAGCGTGGAAAAGCTGGACTGGACCCTGGTGGAGGCCGCGCGCGACCTCTACAGCGGGCGCTGGCGCGTGTTCTGGTGCGCCATCTGGCCGCAGACCGTGCCCGGCCTGTCCGTGGGCATCACCCTGACCTTCATCCCGGCCATGGGCATGTTCGTGGTGCCCGACTTCCTGGGCGGGGCCAAGTACATGCTGGTGGGCAACCTGATCCAGCAGCAGTTCGGCACCAGCCGCGACTGGCCCTTCGGCGCCGCCGTGAGCTTCGCGCTCATGGTGCTGACGCTCATCGGCCTGCACGTGCACCGCAAGTACGACCGCAAAGACAGGGAGTGCGACCGATGA